aactctgtgtgtgtctgtgtgtgtctgtatctgtgtgtgtgtgcaggacgaGCCAGCTGACGGCTGTCTGACCTCCAGAGGGCGCCCTCACTTCCTGTACCGCAGGTGAGCTCTGACCTCAGGCTGTGACTAAGCGTCCTGCAGCATCATCACTTTGTGTTTTCACCACGACAGGAAGAGAGCCCTCAGGTCAAAGTTCAACAGCACCGAGTACGCCGCCTGTAACCTGGACGACGACAGCAGCGGCAGCGACATCGACATCAGCGACTTTGACTGAAGCCTGTCAGGCCCCCCGGTGCCCGTCCGGCCCCCCGGTGCCCGTCAGGCCTCCTGGTGCCAgcgcgtcacttcctgttttactgccgcgcctgttgtgtttgtgggttGTGACAGTACACAGGGTGAACCATGTTGcctgagctgtggtctgtgggtCTTTGTTGACAGCTGTGTGATCAGGTGATCAGGTTCAGATCAATAAAACAGTCAGATGTCGTGTtattgtcttgttttgtgtgaaaTATGAGAAAAGGCTCCGCGCGCGCATAAAGCAGCAGGATGGCCGTTTTCCCCACGCGCCGTGAACGTACGTCGTTCATGGCACTTGTCGTCATGGTGACGGTAAACACTCCGCGCGGCAGAACAAAGCCGGACGGTTCAGCGGAGAGGGTTAACATTTGATCCGTGAAGCAGGTAAGACACCGAGCAGCCTCCGGGATTATCTGAAAAAAACCCTGATATAATCTGAAGAAAGGTTCTGAAACCTTGagttttgaatgttttaaatcTCTGCAAACATCGTTTGTGGGCTTgagtttaattatttatttattttggagtGTTCAGAGTTTTCGAGTTTCACCCTCTCTCCATCACGTGCTGGACGCTTGAAACCCGAGGGTTAAAGCGCGGAGTCTTATTTTGAAGTCTGGCCGGATGTACTGTGGCGCTGCTGTTTGAACTGCAACACTGTCCGCACAAGCCGACTAATGTGAGCATGCTGATGTTAGCACCAGTAGCTAGAGAGCTAGATAGATatgtactttattaatccccgcggggaaattaagttgtagcaCCACTAACATACAaagagctaagctaagctacatCCGGCAGGCCAACTGTCCAGTTCTTTTAACCTTGTTTAACATGCTACACCTGCCTGAGAAGATGCTGTTAATCAAGAGATAAGGTAAACATAggcccttcacacacacacactgtttatttgATGCCATGAGCTCCAGGTCTACATTAAAAAGCACTaaaggtagaggaggagagtgaaAACTCAGTCACTcgccctgaagccacgcctccaccCAGGCTGTGacctcggccatcatgcacgtacctctctggtgcacagagcaggaagagagagacaaccagccaatcctcctacagggtccacccggaggactgGCTGatggttttatgttttatagcttcagatgattcatattcttcgtttcaaagtgaaactgccgaactaatcggttgctatgggattgtaaagagaagttacactgatttaacacaaagtgcatcagagtgagacctcctacccgacctttaaaatGTGTCAGGATTACACTGTATCAAAGGTTTGTGTTTATAATGGGAGTCAGTGGGGCCAAAGACGTCCTTCCACAGGCGTGACAGTACATGTAACCTCCCACTATACACCTTACAGAGGGGGTCAgtgaatttaaaaataattacaaaaacatttacacacatttagcTTTTAAATGTGTCCATATGTGTATACAAAAGGTTAAAACATCACCTGTGCACAGCTGGTTGTGAGTTAGCCGGTAAAGGAACACGTGGAGCCAGCTGGCTGTGCTGGAGCAGGCCAGCCTCACTGCCCCTGAGTGAACATCAGACTCAGCTTAAACCTGGTGTTAACTggaccctcttcctcctcacagacacCCTGCTGACAGAGACCCCAGGATGTCTCACCGCAGAGACACCAGGacagactgtctgtctgtggaggacAGCAACACACTCTGCTCCACATCCAggaggtacacacacatatgggcTATTTACACTCATTTTAGGACAGAATACGACAAGATGTCAGGCTAAGTATGTTGCTAATAGCTCACTACAGTCAGACGCTTcaaatatatgcatatatatttttattgctTAAAACATTCCACCATGGAGTGTAGTCGAAGGACATGCGTGGcgaatcccaaacaatccatgaaccaataacacacacctcAGGTGCATGTATTctgttcaccactagatgtcctactccaGCACTGTGCCACCGAAGCCTGGAGtacagctcagctcagctgttTGTTACAGCTCAGCTGTttgttacttcctgtctttgagctgtttacttcctgtctttgagctgtttgttacttcctgtctttgagctgtttacttcctgtctttcagctgtttacttcctgtctttgagctgtttacttcctgtctttgagctgtttacttcctgtctttgagctgtttgttacttcctgtctttgagctgtttacttcctgtctttgagctgtttacttcctgtctttgagctgtttacttcctgtctttgagctgtttacttcctgtctttgagctgtttacttcctgtctttgagctgtttgttacttcctgtctttgagctgtttacttcctgtctttgagctgtttgttacttcctgtctttgagctgtttacttcctgtctttcagctgtttacttcctgtctttgagctgtttacttcctgtctttcagctgtttacttcctgtctttgagctgtttacttcctgtctttgagctgtttgttacttcctgtctttgagctgtttacttcctgtctttgagctgtttgttacttcctgtctttgagctgtttacttcctgtctttcagctgtttacttcctgtctttgagctgtttacttcctgtctttcagctgtttacttcctgtctttgagctgtttacttcctgtctttgagctgtttgttacttcctgtctttgtgctGTCCCTCCAGCAGGAGGCGGCAGGTGGACCAGGATGCTGAAGCAGTCCGGACACTTCCTGATAGTGTCGGTTCGTATCATTTCACACGTGTCATgtgactctgtgacatcaggaCTGAAAGCAGGCATCTGATgattgtttccttgttttgtctGTGCCCCCTCAGCGACCAGTGGCTCAGGGTCAAACATTGATGCAGCTGTTagagagaaaagacagaaaaaacacagagaggctcTGAGCCAGAAGGACGCAGAGCTGAGGGACGTGTCTCAGGTACAGACTGCAGGACTGCAGAGCTACATGAGGTGGTCCACGGGCTGATCTTGTGTTGTTCTCTCAGGTGTATGAGGCCCAGGCGGGAACCAACATGGAGGAGCTGAGGTCCTTTCTGCAAGAGGTGGACCTCAGGTTGGACACCCTGAAGGACAAAATGGACCTGCTGGAAGACTGCAGTCtgcaggtgaacacacacaaacctgaacatgcaaataaacacacacacacacacaccatcttaTTGCAATGGCACAGATTCagtagaaaataaaacatgcacGCCTGTCTCTCTGCAATCTCTGATAACTAGGGTCAGGGTCAGGGGGGTCAGGGacaatataatattataatgaCATCACTAGTATGAGCCagtctaaagctggatccatactccagaGAATAGAGAactccctcctccctgcagacgttacgcccacagaATGACGTCATTctctctctcggacacatggcccgagcagaactttttctctcagtgctgtgcgtcaaccatgctgtgattggtcggaatttattgtgggcgtgatgaatgtgttgaagccaagagcttcttcaggtgcagacacacagacagaaggaggaagcacagcgaccatggacagtttagatgagcagctgcaaacagctcctggaaggagaaacacggcgcacagagagcgtctgtccacaaggtggcgataaaaactaatcccagtattgatcacggtgttacagcggCTGGACGCACAGTAAACACCGGGAGGCGGGAtgtgttattgcagacagtcatccacacgttcacagagttaaactcacacagaccagaggtctgctgcagtcagctgcactgatcttctatctgttgtcagctgtgcgccctctgccctgaacattagcagctcgttaggccaggtcaCCACGACcgtgctcacaatttacaacacaactgcattgtcgACCTTtggtgtgtgacgtgcgctgtgTAGgagccgtatgaggagttctgcacacacacgtctcgtggAGTAAGGTACCTCCATGCCAAGAAGAACCTTTTTTTAACTCTTACCACCTGTGGAgtgagttctctgttctctgttctctgttctctgttctctgttctctgctctctgttctcgtggagcatggAACAGCCTTGATGAGaacagaggacaggtcagaAGGTGAGAGCAGATTTGAGTGGacagggaaactgctcagtggatcatgttacacacacacactgtgtttagaCTAGTTACACAGCGCACTGAACAGGGAGGGTTCAGTCCGGACTTACAGGTGGAGGAGTGTCTGCCCCTGACATTAAGACATTTGTCACGAACAGACTTTTGTATAGTAAAGACAATAACTTGAACTTTGAGGGAAAATGCGGCGTGTTATTAGTTTGTGAGGCTATggtctggtctgtgtgtgtctttaggtTCAGGCATTATTAACCCCTGTGGGTTTTGTCCACAtggacacacagtgtgtgtgtgtagtgtgtgtgtgctgcatgttgacggtgtgtgtgtgtctgtgtgcagcaggtgctgtgtgtctgggaggaggtggaggagctgatcAACCTGAGGAGGGACAGAGTGACGGAGCTGAACGTCAAACTGACGGACAGCGAGAGTCGGCGGACCGACCAGGTTCGACTCATCGAAGTCACATGGTCAGAAAAATGCCGCGTGGACTCTGTCCTGACAGTGTCTGTctgcgtcctcagatcagagcTGTTCTGAAGAAGTACTGCCCaatgttggaggacatccacttcctgtttccgcCGGACGTCCACAGGCTGATGCATGCTGAGGCCATGGTAACCcctagtgacctctgacccctgtgcACTCTGACCCCTGACCCTGAAACTCAcgctgcctctctgtctcttagaTGTTGAATCAGGCTCTGCTGGCAAACCGCCGCGGCGTCGCACGTCTGCACCTGTGCCTGCGGGAGGCGACGCTGCAGCGGCAGTCAGAGCTGCGCTGGCACTGGGAGGATTGTCTGCGCCGCTGGCAGACCAGCAGGGTCAGCGAGGTCGTACGGCGGTTCAGGTGGGTGGAGGCGGGTGTTGCAGGCGAGTCTGGGTGATGTACCCTGCACGtcagcagtctgtgtgtgcgttGCAGGAGTGTGTGCAGCAGGGATGAGGATCTGCAGCCGGCCTCCAATCAGCAGATCAATGAcacgcagcagcagctggcagaaCAACGccgtgacatcatcagcaggaTGTGGTAACAGCAACAAATTCCAACTGACCTTTGCAGGCTCCGCCCACTCCATGCGTCATCCAACAACATCCTCTCTTTATGCTTCAGCTCTCTGGTCCCACCCGCCTGCTCCCCTGCTCTGGTCTCCGATTGGTTCACCCAACTGACGGCTGTCAATCAACAGATTGGTAACTAATTGATTGATGGGTCGAATGTTTTAGCGTgcagtcagtgatgtcacagagcagCGCTTTAGTTACAGTCATCATGTGACCTGCTGGTCAGTCAGCTGATCTGCtgatcagcctgtgtgtgtgtgttcagaccgCCTTCACGCAGACTTCCTGACTGAGCTGCGTGCTTCTTATGAGCAGAGGTGGCAGGATGTGCTGGCGGAGATGCAGCGCTCAGAGGTACGCATcatgtcaccatggcaacttgTGTAAACCACATAGGCACCAGAAGGACTGTGTGTTCACCTGTCTTCCTGCAGGAGGCGctctcagctctgcagctgtcagAGGACGAGGTGAAGGATGTGGTCAGCGCTCAGCTCATCCCTCTGATTGGACGTCGGCAGAGTGCAGATGAAGAGCGGTTGGCTGCTTTAGACGTCAGTCCCACACAGCTGCCCGAGGCGCTGAGTGAGAACGTGTTTGTGACGATGTGTCCTCGTGTGTCCGCCTGCAGGCCTGCAGCGACTCTGTGACCTGCCACTCTCTCAGTCTCAGTACAAGCGTGTTTGTTGTGATGCGAGCGGCAGCGGCGCTCTGGGAGACACACCGCCACAGGTTGGAGAGGAGAGAACGtgagcttcagcagcagctgtgcgaCATCAGCCGCTCGCATCAGCAGGACGTACAGGTGAGTGACCTCAGGGACGCACCTTCACCTGAGAGGGGGCGGGGCTTTGCTGCATCTGTCCCATGGTGCTTTGCTGCTGTGCCGTCAGAGTAAAAAAGTGCACTTGGACATACTGCTGGGATGTCTTCGCCAGGCGAGCAGCGAAAAGGACTTGGAGACATGTCTGGACAGGACTGTCCACTATGCACAGGACATCCAGCAAAGGTACTGCagcgctaatgctaatgctaacacagCTGTAAACCAGTGCTGACAGCAGaacaaacctgtgtgtgtgtgtgtgtgtagctgcagacaGTTTGTCTCCAAACAGTGGGAGCTGTTGGACCGTCTCCCGTCTCTCTGTGTGGACGAACTCCTCTCTTACAGCAGAAGCCTCAGCTCCttctaccacctgagccactccTACCAACCAGTAACAcgcacactcacagagacacacagacacacacacacacaaacacacacacacagacacacacacacaaagacgcagacacacacacacagacagacacacacacacagacggttTTGTCCATGTCCTTCTTCCTCAGACAGCAGAAGTCCTGCAGAGTCTCCATCCATCCCCCACTTCCATTGGACTGGACCCAGgtcggtctgtctgtctccttcagGTCCTACAGACCTTACATGTGGGTCCAGACTGAACCAGCTTCTCTGTTTAGGTGAGGAGGCCGGTGGGGAACTGCCTGAGGAGTCGACCGACAATCGTCCAATCAGCTGTCAGAATAATGGATCCCCCCCCCAGGACTGTCAGCGCTGGCTGACTGAGGTGATCCTGAACAGGCTGAGATCCACCAGCCCTCCCGCAGACCTGTGGactgacactgtgtgtttccaggCGGAGTCCTCCCTGCTGGAGATCTGTGacatcagcagctctgtcaCCATTACATCATCGGGCGGCACGGTGTACACGGGCCCGGCCTTCAGATGCCCCGCCCCTGACCTGCAGGAAACACACCTGAGCCTGTTTCCTGTggagctcctcacacacacactgtgcaggtacacagacgcacacagacacacacacagcaggctgcagtCAGTCCCACACAGGACcctaaactgtgtgtgtgtggtgctcaGAACCCGGGCTCTGTTTCTGGACCACCTGGAGCGGCATTACCATGACGTCCTTAACTCAGCTGGTGCAGCGgtgacagacaggaaggaggcGGCGAGCTCCGAGCTGAACCTCCAGCTGCAGCATCTGAAGCCCGAACACATCAAGACCCACATACACCAGCCGCGCCatggtaacacacagacacacacacacagatacacagacagacacacacacagacggacacagagacacacacagacacacacagacacgcacacagacacacaacacacacacagacacacaaacacacatacacagacacacacagacacacacacacacagacacacacacacacacacagacagacacacacacacacacagacagacagacacacagacggacacagagacacacacagacacacaaacacacagacacgcacacagacacacaaacacacacacacaaacacacacacacacagacagacacacacaccgacagacacacacacacacagacacacacacacacaggggcccTCCAGATTGTGGTACTTGTGGATTGTGGGGACAAACTGGTGACCACTggtgttgtgagtctgtgtgtgtgtgtttgtgtgcagatgagctgcaactccacaggcagcaggtggacgtccactgtgaggacatgttggacgTGTTGCCCTCCTGCAGGACAGAGCTACAGGCGCTGCAGGCTTCCACCAGTAAGAAAAACCAGGACTTTATCAACTTCCTGTCCAACATGGAGGTGGACATCCAGAGGGTGGACAGCAGCAAAAGGTAACTGCTGACTGAGCGCACGGCAGTAAGGCTGCAGCCCTGaccaacctgtgtgtgtgtgtgtgcagtttggaGGCCAtcagctccaccctgcaggacagTCTGGAtcaacacaacagagacacGCAGCAATGTCACACCAGCTTCAGACAGATGGTGCAGACCAGACTGATGGAGgtcagagagagaacagcacaGCTGCTCGGCTCCTTCAGgtgacaacaacacacacacacattcagagaagctgtggtgtgtgtgtctcaccggTGTGCCGCCGCCTTGCAGGCTGTTCAGTGAAGGAGGAGACTTTGCtccagaggagaaggaggcgtTTCAGACCAGGCTGCAGAGAGACGTCAAACAGATCAGCATGGCCGAGGCGTCCATCCACGCCGAGCTCACGGCCTTTGAGTCCAGGAGCTTACTGCAGGTCTAGCCTTTGGTGTCTCTCCTCTGCGGGGTCAGACTCAGCTGTGATCTCTGTCACATCAGCCTCAGGAGCAGatctgtgtttttgtccccTGCAGGTGAAGACGGTGTCCGGTCCTCTAGAAAACAAACTGTTGTCCCTGaaaacagagctggacttcACAGAGAGCACACAGACCACGATCAGCAGCCTGAACGTTCGCATCAGGGCAGAGGTACCTGTCCAACCCGTCTCAGTCtctgacttcctctctgtctcagccTCTGACTTCATGTCCGTCTCGgcctctgacttcctgtctgtctcggCCTCTGACTTCATGTCCGTCTCGGCCTCTGACTTCATGTCCGTCTCGGCCTCTGACTTCATATCCGTCTCAgcctctgacttcctgtctgtctcatcctctgtctgtccctgcaggcagccagcagtcagcagcagcattcGGGGATCTGCAGGAGGCTCACTGATCTGTCCCAGATCCTGGAGAACAGACAGGTACGGGACTTTGCTGTCGTGTGACTGGAGACATGATGCTGTGCTGCATGCTGTAGATGtctatgtctgtctgcaggtgtgttCAGAGGACGTATGTTCCTTGCTGTCCTCAGCCTGTGAAGACCTCAGGAAGCGTGCTCGGTACCTGGACTTTGACCTGGTGGgttacttcctgtctctgccccTGCAGTGGATCAGGCTGTTTACCCGACCCAGCTGTATTCTGACTGATGGTGTGTTCTGCGCTGCAGGAAACTCTGGCCCTGCCAGTTGATCCTCAATCCAAGAAGCAGGTTCAGGCGGACCGACCGGCGGCTCCACTGCAGCCGAGCGGTGCCGACGCGGCCTCCTGTGGCGGGTCTCCAGACAGGTCCCGATGGAcgcagaggtctgcagcaggCAGCGAGCGGACAGGAAGAACAGCTGCAGGTAAACAACTGACACCCAGAGGCCGTTACAGtgtaggtcaaaggtcagctcaGCAAGAACCTGTTcatgacagcagtgtgtgtgtgtgtgtgtctgcaggtccTGTCCAGCAATGGCCACTgaggtataaacacacacacctcatcttTTCTCATTCCATCCTCTGAGTCATAGAAAGTGTACTGACCGACTGTGACCTCACAGGTCAGACTGTGAGGTCATAGATCAGACTTTGTGAGGTCACATATCAGACTTTGTGAGGTCACAGATCAGACTTTGTGAGGTCACAGGTCAGACTTTGTGAGGTCACAGATCAGACTTTGTGAGGTCACAGACCGCCTGTTTGTAAGGTCACAGATCAGACTTTGTGAGGTCACATATCAGACTTTGTGAGGTCACAGGTCAGACTTTGTGAGGTCACAGATCAGACTTTGTGAGGTCACAGACCGCCTGTTTGTGAGGTCACAGGTCGACTTTGTGAGGTCACAGATCAGACTTTGTGAGGTCACAGACCGCCTGTTTGTGAGGTCACAGGTCGACTTTGTGAGGTCACAGATCAGACTTTGTGAGGTCACAGATCAGACTTTGTGAGGTCACAGGTCAGACTTTGTGAGGTCACAGGTCAGACTTTGTGAGGTCACATATCAGACTTTGTGAGGTCGCAGACCCGCCAGCCACAACATGCTAATTCTGCTTTATCTCACACTGGAACATCAGCAGGTCCAGTGGACAGTTtatttcagagtgtgtgtgtgtgtgtgtgtgtgtaaggaccAGGTCCATCCTGAATGACAGAAAGTTCCAGATTTTTGGGCCTAAGCCTGTGCAGGCTGACCAGGCCTCCTTCATGTCCACTGTGAGGTCTCTGCTGTGGAAAACCAACGATGAGCTCCTGCAGTCCTCCGAGGTAACTGACAGCAGTAACACACTCGGCCATCCAGAGtctgttcacacagacacagacatgtctTCTGTCCATCAGGACTTCTACTGCAGAAGGCGCATCGGGACCTTCCAGCTGCTTCCTGAATCTCTGCAGCAGTGGGTGGAGAGCATGCAGCAAAGGCTGCTGGGAATCCAGGAACAGCAGAGAGAGTCAGTGAGGATGAGCAGAGAAGGTACACACATGTCAGGGCTCAGGGCTGAGTGTGGGGACAgctggactgtctgtctgtgtctgactgtctgtctgtgtcggactgactgtctgtctgcgtgactgtctctctgtctgtctctgtctccctgtctgtctgtctccctgtctgtgtctgactgtctctgtctctctgactgtctgtgtctgtctgtgtgtctgtctgcctgtctgtctgtctctgtctctccgtctgtctgtctttctgtctctgtctctctgtctgtctgtctctctgtctgcctgtctctgtctctctgtctgtctgtctgtctctgtatatgtctctctgcctgtctgtctgtctctgtatatgtctctctgcctgtctgtctgtctctgtctctccgtctgtctgtctttctgtctgtctctgtatctgtctctctgtctctgtctctctgtctgtctgtctgtgtgtgtctcagctgtggTGAAGCAGGTGtccaagctgcagcagctgctgcgtCTGTCTCCTGAGGTGTTGGTCAGTGacctggaggagcagcaggacgcTCAGCTCTCGGAGGACGTGAGCAGGATCAGACAGACGCTGAGGGAGAGCCTGGCAGCGGGCGAGGAGGCCAGGGTacgaacacacactcacttacatGGGATGACTTTAGTCCACAGTTAAGTCACTGCTCATATTTGATCGTTTATATTAAGGCGGCCTCTCTCGGTGTCTCCCCCTCGTGCAGCTCTCCTGCCTTTGCTCAGCTTGTTATATATGTGTAGATATACTGGAACAGCTtgactgtgaacatgtgaccaaTAAAAGATTTGATCCTGATCTGATTGGTCCCTGTGTGGGTGCTGTCAGGCCGAGGTCGTCCGTAAGGTGCGGTACTCTCTGAGTGAGGACGAGCTGCACGCGCTGAACCacagacaggagctgaggcagcagcagctgacccGCGACGTCTGCGCCGCACACCTGGAGCTGCAGGTAGGAGGGGGGGGGAGTCCCCTGTGAAGCGGTTTACACCGGTCTGACCTGctgcctcactgtgtgtgtgtgtgtgtgtgcaggagtgtgTTCAGGCCAGGTGGGCAGAGTTTGTGACAGCACTGGGCTCTTTGACCGAGAAGCTGCTGCATCTGATGGACAACGTACTCACAGCTACAGGTAACCTGCACCTGTAGACTGAGCtaagctgttagcatgctagctgtcagagggAGGTCACAGCAACATGTCACAGAGCCACGCTTTTGACCTTTTGACCTCatgctgtttatattttctctgtttccGTAGAAACAGATGCTGAAGGCGTTGCCATGGAGATGGGAGCAAAAACAGGAGAAAGCAGCCAAAGACGCAGGTAAcgcctgacctctgacctcaacGGTACAGATATATGTAACTCTGACACAGTACAgtgatcctctgtgtgtgtgtgtgtctgtgtgtctccttaGGACCTGGGCCGGTATATCGTACCAGCTCCTACTGACTGACAGCACTGCTAACCCACCAtcctctgctgtcacagcaacaacagcatctGTCACCACGGTGAAGAGCACCCCGGCTCATCAGGCTGTTATTGGGCTCAGAGACATTGCTgtaaaggtacacacacacagacacacacagacacacacagaaagtgctAAAAAcaatctaaatgtgtgtgtgtgtgtgtgtgtgacagcggATCGAGCAGCGGGTCAGACGCCACCTGTCAGATtcaaacagagacaaacagagtcAGCTGAGTGAACAGCAGTGCTGGAGCGCACACTGGAGACGAGAGATGGACACTTTGAGAAGACTGAAGGGACCAGCGAACTAGGCCGGTCGCgataagcaataaatcaattCATTACACGATAACACTAAATGGGCTTGATACGTTTTTTAGCTGCggtaaattacatttgcacgctcggttctctctctctctctctctctctcaaaaggcgtcactcggtgtatcgtagcgtataaagtgtgcttctgtcttaaaatgtgtcaaatcaacaggtagttcttatttaaGTCATTGTGTACCGTTtacgtgatgttctgagcagaccacggtcagctcgctgtcagCAACACAAagggctgtgaagctgcacaacaccggttcaacactttaCACATGCTTATACAGCCTGCTGtcagagagtccgcgttgtacgagtgaagctctctgccttcttaccggcggcactcgcggcagcaGCACCCATTAGTCCTCCTGATAGATAATGATGGTGGCTGTGTGAGTCTGTTAAtaaaccaaagaagaagaacttcctgtcatcagtctgtgtgttattGCATGTGCTCAGGTGTCAGTGGTCATGTGATCAGATTGAACGAATCAAAGCTTTCACTGcgtacaaacagcttctgtttATTTGGTGGAAATGAGAAAACTccatgtgtgtatctgtgtttggGCTTTTGGGTGGTTACAAAAATACCTTCACATTTCCATGACAACGGAAAACGCAGGAAACAAAGTGCTGATGAACAAAGAGCTATTTACACCAATCAAAGCGCTCGCTGCCAACAGACCGACCAATCAGCAGCTCAGAGTCTCTGAACGGCTGCGATGTCATCATGTGACTGCACAGGTGATGCTTAGGTTACCTGTCACTGTTTCCAGGGCAACAGTGACTCAGGCTGTGGTGGCGTAGAGAGGTTCAGGACTCTGTGTTCAGAGTGGAGATCTTATCGATGGACTGAAGCAGCTGAGAGACCAGGCGGAGAGTTTCAGCCTCACCCAGCAGCTGGctgaagacagaggagaggaggaggtgagacac
The genomic region above belongs to Parambassis ranga chromosome 9, fParRan2.1, whole genome shotgun sequence and contains:
- the ccdc180 gene encoding coiled-coil domain-containing protein 180 → MSHRRDTRTDCLSVEDSNTLCSTSRSRRRQVDQDAEAVRTLPDSVATSGSGSNIDAAVREKRQKKHREALSQKDAELRDVSQVYEAQAGTNMEELRSFLQEVDLRLDTLKDKMDLLEDCSLQQVLCVWEEVEELINLRRDRVTELNVKLTDSESRRTDQIRAVLKKYCPMLEDIHFLFPPDVHRLMHAEAMMLNQALLANRRGVARLHLCLREATLQRQSELRWHWEDCLRRWQTSRVSEVVRRFRSVCSRDEDLQPASNQQINDTQQQLAEQRRDIISRMCSLVPPACSPALVSDWFTQLTAVNQQIDRLHADFLTELRASYEQRWQDVLAEMQRSEEALSALQLSEDEVKDVVSAQLIPLIGRRQSADEERLAALDACSDSVTCHSLSLSTSVFVVMRAAAALWETHRHRLERRERELQQQLCDISRSHQQDVQSKKVHLDILLGCLRQASSEKDLETCLDRTVHYAQDIQQSCRQFVSKQWELLDRLPSLCVDELLSYSRSLSSFYHLSHSYQPTAEVLQSLHPSPTSIGLDPGEEAGGELPEESTDNRPISCQNNGSPPQDCQRWLTEAESSLLEICDISSSVTITSSGGTVYTGPAFRCPAPDLQETHLSLFPVELLTHTLCRTRALFLDHLERHYHDVLNSAGAAVTDRKEAASSELNLQLQHLKPEHIKTHIHQPRHDELQLHRQQVDVHCEDMLDVLPSCRTELQALQASTSKKNQDFINFLSNMEVDIQRVDSSKSLEAISSTLQDSLDQHNRDTQQCHTSFRQMVQTRLMEVRERTAQLLGSFRLFSEGGDFAPEEKEAFQTRLQRDVKQISMAEASIHAELTAFESRSLLQVKTVSGPLENKLLSLKTELDFTESTQTTISSLNVRIRAEAASSQQQHSGICRRLTDLSQILENRQVCSEDVCSLLSSACEDLRKRARYLDFDLETLALPVDPQSKKQVQADRPAAPLQPSGADAASCGGSPDRSRWTQRSAAGSERTGRTAAGPVQQWPLRTRSILNDRKFQIFGPKPVQADQASFMSTVRSLLWKTNDELLQSSEDFYCRRRIGTFQLLPESLQQWVESMQQRLLGIQEQQRESVRMSREAVVKQVSKLQQLLRLSPEVLVSDLEEQQDAQLSEDVSRIRQTLRESLAAGEEARAEVVRKVRYSLSEDELHALNHRQELRQQQLTRDVCAAHLELQECVQARWAEFVTALGSLTEKLLHLMDNVLTATETDAEGVAMEMGAKTGESSQRRRTWAGISYQLLLTDSTANPPSSAVTATTASVTTVKSTPAHQAVIGLRDIAVKRIEQRVRRHLSDSNRDKQSQLSEQQCWSAHWRREMDTLRRLKGPAN